A part of Bubalus bubalis isolate 160015118507 breed Murrah chromosome 6, NDDB_SH_1, whole genome shotgun sequence genomic DNA contains:
- the S100A11 gene encoding protein S100-A11, with protein sequence MAKVSSPTETERCIESLIAVFQKHAGRDGNNSKLSKAEFMIFMNSELGAFTKNQKDPGVLDRMMKKLDLNSDGQLDFQEFLNLIGGLAIACHESFIKSASSQK encoded by the exons ATG GCAAAAGTATCCAGCCCTACGGAGACTGAACGATGCATCGAGTCTCTGATTGCTGTTTTCCAAAAGCATGCTGGAAGGGATGGTAACAACAGCAAACTCTCCAAGGCTGAGTTTATGATCTTCATGAATTCAGAGCTGGGTGCCTTCACAAAG AACCAGAAGGACCCTGGTGTCCTTGACCGCATGATGAAGAAATTAGACCTCAACTCCGATGGGCAGCTAGATTTTCAAGAATTTCTTAATCTTATTGGTGGCCTGGCCATTGCTTGCCATGAATCCTTTATTAAGTCTGCCTCTTCCCAGAAGTAA